Genomic segment of Corticium candelabrum chromosome 16, ooCorCand1.1, whole genome shotgun sequence:
GACGTCATAATGCGTGGGAACGTTCTGCATTGTAGTTCctaatgagcatgcgcaatcagAGATTCTAGTTATGGTCACCTCGTTGTCACTGCTGTGCTCTCTTGTTGCTGTATCGGTAGCGGCCATCACTAGTGTCTCTGATGCAAGTAAGGAAGTCTTGCAGATTGGAGCTTTACTGCCGTCAAATTCTAGTAGCAACGACAGTCTTTGGTCGTCTTTCCGTTCTGTCGACGCTTGCTATCTTGCTGTCGATCATGTCAACGATTACAGTGGACTTCTTCCCAATCATGAGCTTCGGTTGATTTTTAGAGAGACGATGGTAAGAGTCGTGAGTACTGGTAGCTTCCCATCAGCAGGCTATTTCTTGTGTTGCAATCATCTGATTTCCGCACGTGTTGGGTGTCTGTTGTTCTTCCGTTGTTTGTAATAATAGATATGTATATACTATCACTATTATCGACGTGGGACTAATCACTGTTCAGCATAGTGTTTTAGCTGTTTCACTACATTTACATGCACTAGTAGAGCTTAATTACTGCATGAGACCATTTAATTAAGCACTATTTTATTTGATTATCAATTTAACCCGGAATGAAGAGTATCTTtgtgtctactgtctgtcagtttcttGGAGTTGGAAAGTTAGATGGGTAGCACAGGGGTACACTATTTGAAATAGTTGGGCTGCAAATGCAGCTCCAAAAACGTGCTTGGCGCTGTGCATAGTTTGACTCAGTTGGGATACTCTACGCCAGCTGGTTTTTGATAAAGTCAGTCTAAGTACTAAAAGCGTTATTATAGATTATTTACTCAGCTATACTGTAATAACGATACAATGTGATACAGTTGAGAGCTGCTTTGCAACAGCTCTctggagacacacacactgctagTCAAGTCAACACAGAATTAATACCAACAAACAGTTAAAATGAATTGATTACTGTAAAGTACATTTTCTACCGAATTCTGTTAATGCCATTTATACTAACTAGCCTACACTCGGCAAGTCCGAGCGCTCGTGGTAGGCAGTGGAAATCAAACCCCGCCCCCGCACTGAGCCTACTTCCTTTCTatagcatgatgcaacttcTGCATATGGACAGGAGGGACAGAGGGCGCTACCGCAATACCGCAATTATATATAGATTGCAGTGGCACatagtttaacttaattacttGTACTGGACACAACAGAGATTTTACTGTAACTGTGCTAATGGAATCTGAAGACTGAAAATTAAGTTTGCTGATTCTGTGGGTGTACCAGCAGCCTCAATGTCATCGACTATGACTGCTGCAGTCTACATCTTTGGACCAAATCTACTGCTAGATTTGCTTGACCTGTATAGGAGTCAACTGGTTTTGATTTGACAGATTGACAAGTTACTGTGCTATCTCTTACGCAATGATAATCAGCATCAGTCAGTAAATGGGTATGCCAGAGTACTACAATCTTGGTCTGTTCTGGCACTGCAAAATTTGTCTTGGCATGCATGCAGCGTCATAGTGCCAAATGGGCACCCCTGGTAGTAGTAATTGGACATGTTGAGAATCACTGTACAGTTCACACTTGATGTTGCAAAACATGAAGAAACTCATATTATAATTTCTCATTTTGTTTCTCTTCTGAACATCACAGCTGAGTGGCACTGTATCTGGATTTGAATTAACTGTATGTAAGGGGCAGCTAATGATTGTCATTTTTTACTGTTGTCTTTTGTTGTGTGAAGACTGAGTTGTTATGTGATGTGAATACTTGCATAATGCATTTTTTATTTATGCAAGTAGGACACTGCCTACTATAAAATGTAATCGAGTATGTTTAGCCTCATTTTTGTTACATGTCTGTTTCTTATCACCCAGGCTCTCACAAAGTGATGTTGGCAGGCCATTACCATTATCCATTTATGTACATGTGAAACGGGACGAGAGCAGGCACAGTTATGTAAGGAACACAATAGATTAGCATTAGTCTATAGTGGTACTGAAAGGCTAGAGGTCTGATTTGCGGATCCACACCCATAATCGTTTATGGCAACAAGACCTTTCTTGTTGATGTACAGTATACCATGTAGTTGAGGAGAGCAGACATCCATAAAATATTGGACACAGAAGAAGTCTATACATAGGATCCACTGCTCTGGTTGTATTGCACATACGCACTACAAGAATAATGATGTCATGGTGAAATCAGTGTGGCCTGTCGTTCAGATGCAGGTGGGTGATAAGAAACAGACATGTAACAAATAGGGGCTTTACTATCAACTAACTATTGCATTAATGAATGAATTGTTTTATATCACACCAGGTATTGGTGCAGGTCTCATGACAGGGCAAACACAGCCACTACCACAACTACACAAATGTTACTATATGATATAATGATCTTTGTTTCCAGTGTCAGCTGAAAAATTAGTATAGCAGTCATGTTAATGTTTCTCTATTGCTAGGTTTTGTTTATTACCTTGtggtttcttaattaattgagctCGTTTTCTTGTCATTACTGGTTTACAACTTCCAGGTTAATTTATTTCTGCTGACTAAATGCTGTTAATGTTTGTAGTCTGACTAAATATTGGCTAGATTTCATTAATCTTACCACTGGCACAGCGCTAATAATCTGTGATTAAACTGTGTTCATGTAGTGTGAATTTGGTAAAGCTAACTATGGAATGTACCAGTTTGTACACTCATCTGAAGCAGAGAGACCTGTTGTGCTGCTGGGAGAAGGCTGTGGTGTGGTGACTGAGCCACTGGCAGAAACAATGGAAATGTGGAACAAAAGCAACGTTGTGTTGGTTAGTGGAGCTGCACGAGCCAATgtactgtgtttgtgtcattaAAGCATGCTTACTTCCACCTGAACTACGATATGCTGACATGTTAGAGCTAGGAGTGTTCTTTAGAACCTCtttctaattttttaattttttaatttgctGGTATGGGGCAATTAATTGTGATATTCTTGCCCAATCAGAGTTCTATGTCAGAAATGCTAGAATGTTAAAGGATCACTTTCCAGATTATGTGCATACTTGGAGACATGCCCTTTTAGTGCACAAGATAGATGGGAACGGGAGGGAGGCTGTGAGTAAAGACTTCTGTGTGTTCTGCTAGGCGGTTCAGTTTACAGAATCTGAATGTGTAGATATGCAGATTGTACCATTAATAGTGTATGTCTACCAAGATTGTTGCTTAGGCacgacggacacacacacacacacacacacacacacacacacacacacacacactcacacaaatggacaaatgttaagccctccacgtctttcggcGTCgtccttgaggtcagttgcggagatagctcttCTTGCctctggagcttggccagagtcatccaggggcactgacaatggcgcagctctgggacacacgtacccgtctgctgcatgatgttgctgccaagccagcggtcatgtcacatacacagtgacacacacacacacacacacacacacacacacacacacacacacacacacacacacacacacacacacacacacacacacacacacacatgtaggACACAGAGGATTGCTGTGTTGTGATGTAAAGATTTCATTGTTCACTTTGTACACTTAAGGCCACACCAAAAATGTTGAATTGGGTAACCAGCTTGCCTGTGTTTGAAAGTTTCATGTTGGTTTTTCTTGGGCATGCACAGTAAACATGATCTGTTATTTTCTGCATATTAGTGAGCAAATCTTGAGCCTTTTAAACGGCAGAAAGGCTTATCGCAGTTGTGTGGACTGCTGTCTCTTTGGGCTTGTACAGGAAGTTGGATTCAGTGACGGATaagaattttgtattttaagtAAGGCAATTACTGGATGTAGGAGCAAAGCTGTATGTTTGCCGGTGTGGCTAGTGGAATCAAAAGTGATGTACTTGCAGCATAAGTGGTTTGACAAGCTAAGGTAGGAGATAGTTTGGTGAGTTTTTTTGTGAAAAGAAGCTAAAGGGGCATCAATGAATCCATGGCAGATGTACTACTTTCTTATCACCAGAACAAGAACTTTTGGAAAAAATGTGGTTGTCACAAGACGGGTTGACTTACAGACAGTGGGCAGATAGTAGCTGTACATGCATCTtacaaacaacatcataatTATACAGTTTTGACAGCTTACGACTGATAACTTAGGTATGGTAGGGTGCTTGTAAAGAACCAAGTAAGACTTTTCTtagtcttgtgtttgttttggaAAATCTTAGTTGGAACAGTGGCAAGACCTTGAGATTGTCtcattgaacaaacaaaatttgctTTTTGGAGCTTAGAAAACTTTACACATATGTAGTAGTTTGCTGCCATCAGTGCAGCATGTGCATTCAAATACCAGTGTTTATGCACATATCAGATTTTGCTGGTTGTAGTCAGAATTCGTCTGTTGGATAATGTAACTTAGATGCATGTAAAGATGTCATAACTTGCTTGATCTGCATGAACAGGAAGCAGTTGGGTTGGAAATTGGAGGTTAACCTAGCAGATGTCACTGACTGTAGTATGACTGTACCAGTAGACTTGCTGTATTTTACTGTTGTAAGAATAAGGTATGTCAGGTGCCTTCCTTGTATGTTCTAGTTCAACTTTCTTTCATCGTCGTCAAGTGGTTTAGATTTAGAGGAGAAGTCAAATGCGTATATGTCACTGCTTCCAGCTGCAAGTGAACTGAATTCAGCTAGAGTAGAGCTCATGCACAAACTTGAATGGAAAAATGCAGTTATTCTGTATGAAACGTCGACTGGCACCATTTTTGACAGGGTAATCCTTGTGTGTTCGTTATTGTCTGAATTATTAGCATTATTGTTATGACATAAGAAAGAACTTGATGTTATTGCAGTATGAGAATGTTTTGTTATAAAGATGGTATGTATCTCATCTACAGAACTATTAATGTTGATTTTAGGGCACTTGGACATATAATCTAATTACACATTGTTGAAATTAATGCACTTGGGTTGTTGTAATTTGATTGATAGAAATGGTAGAATAATTCTAACTTTTTT
This window contains:
- the LOC134191770 gene encoding uncharacterized protein LOC134191770, with amino-acid sequence MVTSLSLLCSLVAVSVAAITSVSDASKEVLQIGALLPSNSSSNDSLWSSFRSVDACYLAVDHVNDYSGLLPNHELRLIFRETMCEFGKANYGMYQFVHSSEAERPVVLLGEGCGVVTEPLAETMEMWNKSNVVLFNFLSSSSSGLDLEEKSNAYMSLLPAASELNSARVELMHKLEWKNAVILYETSTGTIFDRNSKDLVKKIKKVNNNATGLADRYLVTMGNITHIFDKIKASKKRILFSFCYENVARRVVCEVGSLRIFTSDRRIKTGSQYLPESNPFCCSKLHKGAARVLDCNRKLVTENVLENRKCFIERTVSYRCRSNDKQQHNIHNIMQLVAMAVSSQCGDTFRMDVFLTQVNEAVFDLVAKK